A genomic window from Desulfatibacillum aliphaticivorans DSM 15576 includes:
- a CDS encoding Gfo/Idh/MocA family protein, whose amino-acid sequence MAKLKTAVIGVGYLGKFHAQKYAAHPDAELVGVVDSDREAADRVAKDCGTQAFYDYRDLLGKVNAVSVAVPTGRHFQISKDFLEHEADVLIEKPMTNTLEEADALIDLSEHKGLIIQVGHLERFNPAVLALDGVVKNPLFIEAQRMSSFKPRALNVSVVLDLMIHDIDIIQSLAGARLQNIRSTGVSVVSEHLDVANARLEFENGCVASVTASRMSQNDMRKLRIFQKDACISVDFANRRVAITKPEDKGEEGLGLGAEESTFETADALAAEIGAFINSSIKREAPQVTGQVGRDALATALTIMAQVKQDQK is encoded by the coding sequence ATGGCCAAACTTAAAACAGCCGTCATCGGCGTGGGATATCTCGGCAAGTTTCACGCGCAAAAATACGCCGCGCACCCGGATGCTGAACTGGTGGGCGTGGTGGACTCGGACCGGGAAGCCGCCGACAGGGTCGCCAAAGACTGCGGGACGCAGGCTTTCTACGATTACCGGGACTTGCTGGGCAAGGTGAACGCCGTGAGCGTGGCCGTGCCCACGGGGCGTCATTTCCAAATCAGCAAGGATTTTCTGGAGCATGAAGCCGACGTTCTTATTGAAAAGCCCATGACCAACACCCTGGAAGAAGCGGACGCTTTGATCGACCTGTCCGAACACAAGGGCCTGATCATCCAGGTGGGGCATCTGGAGCGGTTCAACCCGGCCGTACTGGCTTTGGACGGCGTTGTCAAAAACCCCTTGTTCATTGAAGCGCAACGCATGTCGTCCTTCAAGCCCAGGGCTTTGAACGTCAGCGTGGTCCTGGACCTCATGATCCACGACATCGACATCATCCAAAGCCTGGCCGGCGCCCGTTTGCAAAACATCCGGTCCACCGGCGTTTCCGTGGTTTCCGAACATCTGGACGTGGCTAACGCCCGGTTGGAGTTTGAAAACGGATGCGTCGCCAGCGTGACGGCCAGCCGCATGTCCCAGAACGACATGCGCAAGCTCAGGATCTTTCAAAAGGACGCCTGCATTTCCGTGGATTTCGCCAATCGCCGGGTGGCTATAACCAAACCTGAGGACAAAGGCGAGGAAGGGCTGGGCCTTGGCGCGGAGGAGTCCACCTTTGAAACGGCCGACGCCCTGGCCGCGGAAATCGGAGCGTTTATTAACAGCTCCATCAAAAGAGAGGCGCCCCAGGTAACCGGCCAGGTCGGCCGGGACGCTCTGGCAACCGCCCTTACCATCATGGCCCAGGTCAAGCAGGATCAAAAATAA
- a CDS encoding LpxI family protein, translating into MSEKSSNIGIVAGNGQFPLLFARAARKAGMQVYAAAHTNETEEDLAQETDGILWVKIGELQKIMDFFLQNNVTKAVMLGGITKARLMTDFAPDALALEALASIDATGDDMVLRAVAQAVEKHGIQVIAATSILPHLLAPEGVWTQRQPTEQEAADIKLGHELLQKIGPLDIGQCLILTRGSVICVEAIEGTDAAIKRAGELEASNAVVVKMPKPNQDHRFDLPAAGAKTIENMIPNGCTALALAAGAAVVFDREAMVDLADSHNIAIVAINNNQE; encoded by the coding sequence ATGTCAGAAAAATCATCCAATATAGGCATTGTAGCGGGGAACGGACAGTTCCCCTTGCTTTTCGCCCGGGCGGCCCGCAAGGCGGGCATGCAGGTGTACGCCGCAGCCCACACGAATGAAACCGAAGAGGATCTGGCCCAGGAAACGGACGGGATCCTGTGGGTGAAAATCGGCGAGCTGCAAAAAATCATGGATTTTTTCCTCCAAAACAACGTGACCAAAGCCGTTATGTTGGGAGGAATCACCAAAGCCAGGCTCATGACCGACTTCGCCCCCGACGCCCTGGCCCTGGAGGCCTTGGCCTCCATTGACGCCACCGGAGACGACATGGTGCTTCGGGCCGTGGCCCAGGCCGTGGAAAAGCACGGCATCCAGGTGATTGCAGCCACCAGCATTTTGCCTCATCTGCTGGCGCCCGAAGGCGTGTGGACTCAAAGGCAGCCCACGGAGCAGGAAGCGGCAGACATCAAACTGGGCCATGAACTGCTGCAGAAAATCGGCCCCCTGGATATCGGCCAGTGCCTGATACTCACGCGGGGAAGCGTTATTTGCGTGGAAGCCATTGAAGGCACGGACGCGGCCATTAAAAGAGCCGGAGAGCTTGAAGCCAGTAACGCCGTGGTGGTCAAAATGCCCAAGCCCAACCAGGACCACCGGTTCGACCTGCCGGCGGCAGGCGCCAAAACCATTGAAAACATGATACCCAACGGGTGCACGGCCCTGGCCCTGGCGGCCGGAGCCGCCGTTGTGTTCGACCGCGAGGCCATGGTTGACTTGGCGGATAGTCACAACATAGCCATCGTGGCGATAAATAATAATCAGGAGTAG
- the lpxA gene encoding acyl-ACP--UDP-N-acetylglucosamine O-acyltransferase, whose amino-acid sequence MIHEQAVVHKNAEIGANVSIGPFTVIGNNVKIGDNTVIGSMVTIDEFTTIGADCRIFHHAAIGATPQSVKFAGEESHVVIGDRCLVREFVTIHRGTGFGGGLTKLGDDNFLMAYTHIAHDCITGKGVLFSNAATLAGHVEIGDYASIGGLVAIHQFTRVGDYAFVGGKSAVPKDIPPYVLAAGDRARLHGLNKVGLKRHGFTPEVLDALKKAYRIIFRIGLTMNEAIERVKAEVPDLPEVQTFLQFLESSKRGVTRGKPGRD is encoded by the coding sequence ATGATCCACGAGCAGGCTGTTGTTCATAAAAACGCTGAAATAGGCGCAAACGTCTCCATCGGACCGTTTACCGTAATCGGCAATAACGTAAAAATTGGAGACAACACCGTTATTGGCTCCATGGTGACCATTGACGAATTCACCACCATCGGGGCTGACTGCCGGATTTTTCATCACGCAGCCATTGGGGCCACGCCCCAATCCGTCAAATTCGCCGGAGAGGAGTCCCATGTAGTGATCGGCGACCGCTGCCTGGTGCGCGAGTTCGTGACCATCCATCGCGGGACCGGCTTCGGCGGCGGGCTCACCAAACTGGGGGACGACAACTTTTTGATGGCGTACACCCACATTGCCCACGACTGCATAACCGGCAAAGGCGTGCTTTTCTCCAACGCCGCCACCCTGGCCGGGCACGTTGAAATCGGCGATTACGCCTCCATCGGCGGTCTGGTGGCCATCCACCAGTTCACCCGCGTGGGCGACTACGCCTTTGTAGGCGGAAAATCCGCGGTGCCCAAGGATATTCCTCCGTACGTCCTGGCGGCGGGCGACCGGGCCAGGCTTCACGGCCTGAACAAGGTCGGTCTCAAGCGCCACGGCTTTACTCCCGAGGTGTTGGACGCCCTGAAAAAGGCTTACCGCATCATCTTTCGCATCGGCCTGACCATGAACGAGGCCATTGAACGCGTTAAGGCGGAAGTTCCTGATCTGCCGGAAGTTCAAACTTTCCTCCAATTCCTGGAATCCTCCAAGCGCGGGGTCACCCGGGGCAAGCCGGGCCGGGATTAA
- the fabZ gene encoding 3-hydroxyacyl-ACP dehydratase FabZ, producing the protein MTSLFDVRQIMEIIPHRYPFLLVDKILELVPGEYVKGLKNVTINEPFFQGHFPGEPIMPGVLVLEAMAQTAAVLAFETHPERERGEPIYFLGIDKVRFRKPVLPGDQIIFELTDYKQKRNIMKMKGTATIDGELAVEAELMAGWGK; encoded by the coding sequence ATGACCTCGCTCTTTGACGTCCGGCAAATCATGGAAATCATCCCGCACAGGTATCCCTTTCTGCTTGTGGATAAAATCCTGGAGCTGGTTCCGGGGGAATATGTAAAAGGGTTGAAAAACGTTACCATTAACGAGCCGTTTTTCCAGGGGCATTTCCCCGGCGAACCCATCATGCCCGGCGTCTTGGTGTTGGAGGCCATGGCCCAAACAGCCGCAGTGCTGGCTTTTGAAACCCATCCGGAACGGGAGCGCGGGGAGCCGATTTACTTCCTGGGCATTGACAAAGTGCGTTTTCGCAAGCCGGTCCTCCCTGGGGACCAGATTATTTTTGAGCTTACGGACTACAAACAAAAAAGAAACATCATGAAGATGAAGGGAACAGCCACCATAGACGGCGAATTGGCCGTAGAGGCCGAACTCATGGCGGGCTGGGGAAAATAA
- the lpxD gene encoding UDP-3-O-(3-hydroxymyristoyl)glucosamine N-acyltransferase, with amino-acid sequence MTTYTLDYLAEYLGGAVQGDPALEISGVMPFEEAGPEHITCAVNAKYFKRLAETRAGAVIVAANAPDADRNLLRVQNPYACFARAIALYNPPPKPAPGVHPGAHVGENFSSGDNFSAAPGVVIGSGVAVGSNVILMPNVVLGDGVKIGDDVTLYPNVTILNNCQVGDRTIIHAGTVIGADGYGFAPDGGRYEKIPQIGNVRIGDDVEIGANNTIDRATFGTTYIGNGVKTDNLVHVGHNVQVGDNALLVAQAGISGSSKLGRHVVIAGQAGISDHITIGDDTVIGPQAGIAKDLEGGQFISGSPGIPHRLWLRVQRIIPQLPELAKEIRNLAKRIKNLEDKIS; translated from the coding sequence ATGACTACTTACACCCTGGATTACCTGGCCGAGTATTTGGGAGGCGCCGTTCAGGGAGACCCGGCCCTGGAAATTTCGGGCGTCATGCCCTTTGAAGAGGCGGGGCCGGAGCATATCACCTGCGCGGTCAACGCCAAATATTTCAAGCGGCTGGCCGAAACCCGGGCGGGCGCCGTGATTGTTGCGGCCAACGCTCCGGATGCGGATCGAAACCTCCTTAGAGTGCAAAATCCCTACGCGTGTTTCGCCAGGGCCATCGCCCTGTACAATCCGCCGCCCAAGCCGGCCCCGGGCGTTCATCCCGGCGCTCATGTAGGCGAAAATTTTTCCAGCGGCGACAACTTTTCCGCCGCCCCCGGGGTTGTCATCGGCTCCGGCGTCGCCGTGGGCTCCAATGTGATCCTCATGCCCAATGTCGTGTTAGGCGATGGGGTGAAAATCGGCGACGACGTGACCCTATACCCCAACGTGACCATCCTGAATAACTGCCAAGTGGGCGACAGGACGATCATCCACGCGGGGACGGTAATCGGCGCGGACGGGTACGGGTTTGCGCCTGACGGGGGAAGATATGAAAAAATCCCCCAGATCGGAAACGTGCGTATAGGTGATGACGTGGAAATCGGCGCCAACAACACCATAGACAGGGCGACCTTTGGAACCACCTATATAGGCAATGGCGTCAAAACCGACAACCTGGTGCACGTGGGCCACAACGTCCAGGTGGGAGACAACGCCCTGCTGGTGGCCCAGGCCGGCATTTCAGGCAGCTCCAAGTTGGGCCGTCACGTGGTCATTGCCGGGCAGGCGGGAATCAGCGACCACATCACCATAGGCGACGATACCGTTATAGGCCCTCAGGCCGGCATCGCCAAGGACCTGGAAGGCGGACAGTTTATTTCAGGAAGTCCCGGCATCCCCCACAGGCTATGGCTGCGGGTGCAGCGGATCATCCCCCAATTGCCGGAATTGGCCAAGGAAATCAGAAATCTTGCCAAACGCATCAAAAACTTAGAGGATAAAATCTCATGA